The proteins below are encoded in one region of Toxoplasma gondii ME49 chromosome IV, whole genome shotgun sequence:
- a CDS encoding ubiquitin carboxyl-terminal hydrolase (encoded by transcript TGME49_210781) — protein sequence MHAEGHSSRQLPSTSAEPLVWSFCSAPHAQVPYAAGRPTAQAAFPYGAHAAVSSDGSFVPAQLSSADGACGALPGVSTPGYTAFACSASAQEGARNLRCDMPATRSGGDTPSLAHGGSWPVQARGLYTGEGGNFWLPVSRPDAQAAQVHGLSQAVQRSVLARDTAPFASSHAFSGQNAFAEGSSQVQATAEVRPPTSVSSSGAEVPTFAFSSDPGAVNHSGGFLPAPQNLTGSFLRQEEASRVAFAGAGDAASTCTNRSRETLGSGRAAPGSRDGGNADAVSDQNRGGEEHCPLPSLAFAGTAARDVHCASEPPSLAERLGGGKAGDAGVYVHPGETNRGATGGFKLPPHAPETPFSQAIPTKCVDARGFITHSEEVMIGVERPNASQRQRTIPDAAHQLGDHASGVHTPGAVLTADPPSWHGGAPVPAPFVHPSVVQPLTENGFHVPAGEWSRSRPQAHRRDSGLHACTDFASPPCPHPLAEVPRHATDVCRPLSWSERRTDALLARTEECPPELSPAPKKRRRIKKDKVPSTSATQTGSFSSASDSRTHEPAPTGAKVKRIRPATAAAGSNTRQLQMHPPEVLSFSPSEDTPEKRTKEKPRSPEVGHERIGDAALGVPAPPEGRNSVNAPDGVGASSSQERSEFITERQEEAAATQSSAATASVSIQRSQAVAPEPPLGPPAPADSSQLPSASSVSLPTAAALTRSLCVSPALPSAPSSSPSSSDPSDPSPSSKADGPQALRDASPGESREAVPPSASLNEPHDPRELHAQASSISASLETVVPRSRVRARPRSLFGNCRRPGRRPRRPERGGEPERGASLVKTVEGSGAPGVPCSRSPSVHARSSPACVVVGYGAVMPTREVAGNSLMGLINLGGGSCFLNAVLQCLANCQPLRDFYLQWAETLPPRELLGRQYAVYTKHLERLAPFSRRRVKRRPQEERGAVCTSISWELATVINHMWRQSGSVKFLKPDALYQACCRIMPDFDPHEMQDSDEFLRLLLDILDAELRAAVLQLPLEDVLLLQRRPTKWQSDDGSPQVPGSEAASSRTGSVSTLETPPMSDVVSSGSGSPSSPSASHAASPVSSPLPRSSTALHTEASALPPPVKGVRRSADAARERASAASATACASSEAACASLPRALQEAYRARVKQEATVDSEGVSGSRESRPLTKAEAGTLPNPEEKSAHKREESTTSGEKAAPRVTSSTVDAVQTLFSLVFEGGEVDEVRCSACGRRTATLVPFKSLAVAMTQEAQQQACYYSSMRAKPATFSSELVPVDLVECLDRHFADDADSLKLSTGEGYFCCRCQRKQDAVKRCCLVKDHLPFVLCLTLKRFVRGHDTYKIWNPVRFGEFLDLSKYVRSDAFPAPTGTEKQPGGAADPAGAGGDIRSGRVSWSASGDSADAKMERGGEAASALAPVGTPGGKQGQECGGGPTAIQAKVEQKSQCEFPRLSGGLSLCSEPGEWSASRYAASTAAWRGPDAPGAVAASLPRGALSLSACSSSAGGRTSTGDSSQADSPPAFRDRQAPTLACMEAGRPAGGAEAKASMAGSPASGLEGIRSRDGRDTWTHMSESSEAESAMKREKNEGEASGDSRSACKSDTRDPESSLYRYCLVALIEHEGPATDQGHYVCYVKHLETGQWFKADDKLITLVDLSQVLAAAPYMLFYERVRTSESMRSYPFFVSDEASVRSEKHEQGDTHAEGDTEGASSSTFGPENRKARAWRRCDWSSWTQRVKEISVPSDLFADDDSGGPSSSCTRQPSPERSPGDSDTRGLSPASAMSGSSGRRARSEAPGGVPPSLFSSSCASQALAAAGKAPRAAGGRAGLREAVGASSGAVRSRVGVSSSRGASCTSASGAAAPEGHGSFSPEAACRARDLSGESEGGSTVAEVAAAQREPTFAPTPTSPQGSTEPASRGRPETQRPSEKAFPRRVGLLEPEHVSTLPPASEAAPFGSAGSIRVLSGGETEAKVRSLSQMERTERKRGAVEAPPRRRASVEGGGMGLTAADREVRRQVEASLLTEAVNYQIEKGRESSRGKAPSPTCESAAGAGTDGKVAEVKSFLPREKSVFLGEGSEEEAKRSGSFQKNEKDTDTACITSVKGVAAVDPCGGVCPVSKPDVSQKAFSETSEPPDRQSGLGSTASKAFAATPQRPSEVSLPAPDSGAGVAVSPPLWTGAQPSSCAVSGFAVSASKPENAVPISTPGWHVLHASTSFPQGPPAFQGDSYLREGFAPAARLPGGSSVSSSGGNPVDSPHVTHGGPPLGDSWKVQPGAHPPHVVWGSQGIPESRLHAYPRADGSQQGFAVQVAADLQSAQTPGFSTQWLQETTRSAEETVRTGTGAPPTAGTPLAVKGGGPQVSLDSREGQGRRREGSGPPAETGAPVWPVGERPVDGGTAGATWKQATEIEGLSAKPQVASARPEENIGPGGVDIAPASSVASHADPVAPSSGVDSASAPEDAQAAAKAAAAEKAAKRRRRARQLQQQNRRLKNAEAAEVEAAAAHAALPSVGGGREPVAHAAEMGLAASEAARGGISTTAPGSGIFPQQQTQAGQAYVGVVPYPGAAGREVPHGHPGVAFSEGFAVTPACAPLPQGLPGQGYRAGGQQLGTSTLYTWSGAPGKLYGQGTSHVSSPSLPQLQSHAVQWNASFSVAAAALQEAAAAAATDAGAQGEAAKPVAAPTPPRRRKKNGSAPETAGAARVEGLSVSIQGGVSQPVGGWNPSQHLPQGPLLSGTALGPNPTVSRSEVDHGRGAVGNFQAPSQPGMSDYLGVHMQVLGASGASGAGDCRAVFASQVPCAGTSSGPRSGEPQFPGACGGAATSASFYGSDGAFSSSAPVMGHLPSVAGPQGFLPSATAEQARAPVPCGESVQPPKKPPRKRPPANKAVQPQAQTEIALSASQPSACAGTLGEKHSEFSTPHGHLRQDGFESSSNSVGTSWALQTTPDSAAGRPREMQRQGVSKPHGLASAPPSLPQTCAVPMGYKSGPFPQPSLHALPAAVTGGTQGFTGGVCTHCGRPATATEQGFQPSCSCATRFFSASREGFAAQSGVTTAGATWPSHVFPGERNPSGDLLPQARPAHAAIGEERVLPQPAFVGTVDSNQQLQLNYPSTQYGWPASAGRGTNPSASGFVASHFPAQPSPRGAERQGPGAPAAAVPAHQLGVAWGTQARAPAVQCMQSSSSGRAGGVSAEAKKRSRKKKPSAQDASVMKSSQQPGEVASDAGVAATVEAARLNPASQAHDIAFQECSPAAPRAKSRATKSVDKPEPSVSSERLTGTPEAIARVFTDEHSLQGMPATQLVQASGSHAPCPRQTHQYYPGDLMSKGHGDRRDHTSATDQSWAGGTFRGFQNHVEPVSPVKATSAQESFVRGQQTEGQSYAWGWTGASVGGTSCHQTNFHGAAQPAMVQAFGSTAVSQVLPSTVPGSRDGRGHFENNGLQTRPAMGVPLPNSESVYHHGGVAVTHLPASGEALLQQQQQHAVYAGSTVPKTQNVFQEDARQYSTGMSISGPAFSHGLRAVQSMPTVNYNKVPEAGRLGAPAPANHPEGAAAGMICVSAPSHVGMDAQHFPPGVVSAGGFYQAGYKSSQRFFVDGAGEPMRTRPP from the exons atgcatgcagagggacATTCTTCCCGGCAGCTGCCGTCGACTTCTGCCGAGCCGCTGGTCTGGTCGTTCTGCTCTGCACCTCATGCCCAGGTTCCCTACGCGGCTGGCAGACCGACGGCGCAAGCGGCGTTTCCGTACGGGGCGCATGCCGCGGTGTCGAGCGACGGGTCCTTCGTTCCCGCCCAGCTCTCCAGCGCCGATGGCGCCTGCGGGGCTCTCCCAGGTGTCTCTACACCGGGATACACGGCTTTTGCGTGTTCTGCAAGTGCTCAGGAAGGGGCGCGGAACCTCCGGTGCGACATGCCGGCTACTCGGTCTGGCGGGGACACTCCGAGTCTGGCTCACGGCGGCTCGTGGCCAGTTCAGGCGCGCGGTCTCTACACTGGAGAGGGCGGGAACTTCTGGCTTCCAGTGAGTCGGCCGGACGCCCAGGCCGCACAGGTCCACGGTCTGTCTCAGGCGGTCCAGCGCTCTGTCCTCGCGAGGGATACCGCACCGTTCGCGTCGTCGCACGCCTTCTCCGGTCAGAACGCATTTGCAGAGGGGTCTTCCCAAGTCCAGGCGACCGCGGAAGTCCGGCCCCCGACCAGCGTGTCCAGCTCGGGTGCGGAGGTCCCAACATTTGCGTTTTCGAGTGACCCAGGGGCCGTGAACCATTCAGGCGGCTTCCTGCCTGCGCCTCAGAACTTGACAGGCAGTTTCCTGCGTCAGGAGGAGGCCTCGCGCGTTGCGTTCGCAGGCGCGGGGGACGCGGCCTCAACGTGCACGAACCGGTCAAGGGAAACCCTCGGCTCGGGGAGGGCGGCGCCAGGTTCACGCGATGGTGGAAACGCCGACGCTGTTTCCGATCAAAaccgaggaggcgaggagcaCTGCCCGCTGCCTTCCTTGGCGTTTGCTGGAACAGCTGCGCGAGACGTGCACTGCGCTTCAGAGCCACCGTCGCTGGCGGAAAGACTCGGGGGAGGAAAAGCCGGCGACgctggggtgtatgtacaccccggGGAGACGAACCGCGGGGCGACCGGCGGCTTCAAGCTTCCGCCTCACGCGCCAGAAACGCCGTTTTCGCAGGCAATCCCGACAAAGTGTGTCGACGCGAGAGGCTTCATCACGCACTCCGAGGAGGTGATGATCGGCGTCGAAAGGCCGAATGCGAGTCAGAGGCAGCGGACAATCCCCGACGCGGCTCATCAACTAGGTGACCACgcgtcgggtgtacatacacctggcGCCGTGTTGACGGCGGACCCGCCGAGTTGGCACGGAGGCGCGCCGGTTCCCGCCCCCTTCGTTCACCCATCCGTGGTGCAGCCTCTCACGGAAAACGGTTTCCACGTGCCTGCGGGAGAGTGGAGTCGCAGCAGACCGCAGGCACATCGTCGCGATTCTGGCCTGCACGCTTGCACTGATTTCGCAAGTCCACCGTGCCCGCACCCGCTCGCAGAGGTGCCTCGTCACGCAACGGACGTCTGTCGCCCGCTTTCGTGGTCCGAGCGGAGAACTGATGCGCTGCTTGCGAGAACGGAGGAGTGTCCTCCAGAGCTGTCGCCGGCcccgaagaaacgcagacgcatCAAGAAAGACAAGGTTCCGTCGACGTCTGCCACTCAAACTgggtctttttcttcagcctCTGACTCCAGAACCCACGAGCCGGCGCCGACCGGGGCAAAGGTCAAACGCATTCGGCCTGCGACCGCGGCGGCGGGCTCAAACACCCGACAGCTGCAGATGCACCCACCGGAGGTGCTGTCTTTCTCGCCCTCCGAAGACACCCCGGAGAAGCGGACAAAGGAGAAGCCTCGGTCCCCGGAAGTGGGCCACGAGCGAATTGGCGACGCGGCGCTTGGCGTGCCCGCACCGCCAGAAGGCCGAAACAGCGTCAACGCCCCGGACGGAGTCGGTGCCTCAAGCTCGCAGGAAAGGTCTGAGTTTatcacagagagacaggaggaagcTGCAGCCACTCAATCGTCTGCTGCCACCGCGTCTGTGTCAATTCAACGCTCCCAGGCGGTCGCTCCTGAGCCCCCGCTCGGCCCTCCGGCGCCTGCTGACAGTTCGCAGCtcccttctgcctcttccgtGTCTCTGCCTACAGCTGCTGCTCTGACCCGttccctctgtgtctcgcctgCCCTCCCAtcagcgccttcttcttctccgtcctcctcAGACCCCAGCGATCCCAGCCCCAGTTCAAAGGCCGACGGGCCGCAGGCGCTGAGGGACGCCTCTCCTGGCGAAAGCCGCGAGGCAGTCCCTCCTTCCGCCTCGTTGAATGAGCCACATGATCCGCgtgagctgcatgcacaggcgtCGAGTATCTCCGCTTCGCTTGAGACTGTGGTGCCGCGGAGCCGGGTGCGCGCGCGGCCGCGGAGTCTCTTCGGCAACTGCAGGCGGCCGGGGAGGCGGCCGCGTCGGCCGGAGAGGGGCGGGGAGCCGGAGAGAGGGGCGAGTCTCGTCAAGACAGTGGAGGGCTCTGGGGCTCCAGGGGTGCCTTGCAGCCGAAGTCCctcggtgcatgcgcggagcTCGCCTGCGTGCGTCGTGGTCGGGTACGGCGCCGTGATGCCCACTCGCGAGGTGGCTGGCAACTCGCTGATGGGTTTAATCAACCTTGGGGGCGGGAGTTGCTTTCTGAATGCGGTTCTGCAGTGTCTAGCGAACTGCCAGCCCCTCCGGGACTTCTACCTGCAGTGGGCGGAGACTCTCCCGCCACGCGAGTTGTTGGGCAGACAGTACGCGGTGTACACGAAGCACCTGGAGCGCCTGGCGCCCTTCTCTCGACGCAGGGTGAAGCGCAGACCCCAGGAGGAGCGCGGCGCCGTCTGCACCTCGATCAGCTGGGAGCTGGCCACAGTCATAAACCACATGTGGAGACAGTCCGGCTCCGTCAAGTTCCTCAAACCCGACGCCCTGTACCAGGCCTGTTGCCGGATCATGCCCGACTTCGACCCACACGAGATGCAAGACAGCGACGAGTTCCTCCGGCTTCTCCTCGACATTCTTGATGCGGAACTTCGCGCTGCGGTGCTTCAGTTGCCTCTCGAAGATGTGttgcttctccagagacgccCCACCAAGTGGCAGTCAGACGACGGCAGTCCCCAGGTGCCAGGCTCGGAAGCGGCGTCCTCTCGAACCGGCTCAGTGTCAACTCTTGAGACTCCTCCGATGTCCGACGTGGTTTCCTCCGGCTCAggttcgccttcctccccttcAGCTTCGCACGCCGCTTCTCCggtctcctcgccgctgcCCAGGTCCTCCACGGCTCTGCATACAGAAGCTTCTGCCCTCCCGCCCCCTGTAAAAGGGGTCCGCCGCTCGGCCGACGCGGCCCGAGAACGTGCGTCCGCGGCGTctgcaactgcatgcgcgtcttccgaagctgcatgcgcgagtcTCCCGCGGGCGCTGCAGGAGGCGTACCGGGCGCGAGTGAAGCAGGAAGCGACTGTGGACTCAGAAGGTGTGTCTGGGTCTCGGGAGAGCAGGCCGTTGACGAAGGCTGAGGCCGGAACGCTGCCGAATCCGGAAGAGAAGTCCGCACACAAGCGTGAAGAGAGCACCACGTCCGGAGAGAAGGCCGCGCCGAGGGTGACCAGCAGCACTGTGGACGCAGTGCAGACCTTGTTCTCGCTGGTGTTCGAGGGCGGGGAAGTCGACGAGGTGCGGTGCAGCGCCTGTGGCAGGCGAACGGCGACGCTGGTCCCCTTCAAAAGTCTCGCGGTCGCCATGACTCAGGAGGCGCAACAGCAGGCGTGCTACTACTCGAGCATGCGTGCGAAACCTGCGACCTTCTCCTCGGAACTCGTGCCAGTCGACCTCGTCGAGTGTCTAGACAGACACTTtgcagacgacgcagactcCCTCAAGCTGTCGACAGGCGAAGGGTActtctgctgtcgctgccAGCGGAAGCAAGACGCAGTGAAACGCTGTTGCCTCGTCAAGGACCACCTgcccttcgttctctgtctcacgCTCAAGCGCTTCGTCCGCGGACACGACACCTACAAAATCTGGAACCCGGTGCGTTTTGGCGAGTTCCTGGACCTCTCGAAATACGTCCGCTCAGACGCCTTCCCGGCTCCGACGGGGACTGAGAAGCAGCCAGGGGGCGCTGCGGACCCTGCTGGCGCTGGAGGAGACATTCGAAGCGGACGGGTCTCCTGGTCCGCCTCTGGAGACAGTGCAGATGCGAAGATGGAGCGAGGGGGCGAGGCCGCGAGTGCCTTGGCGCCGGTGGGAACTCCGGGAGGCAAACAAGGGCAAGAATGTGGCGGAGGTCCCACTGCGATTCAGGCGAAGGTGGAACAGAAATCGCAGTGCGagtttcctcgcctctcagGGGGCTTGTCTCTTTGTTCAGAACCTGGCGAGTGGAGCGCGTCACGCTACGCAGCTTCGACCGCTGCCTGGCGGGGCCCGGACGCCCCGGGGGCGGTCGCGGCTTCGCTCCCGCGCGGTGCACTTTCACTCAGCGCCTGCTCCTCGTCTGCAGGTGGAAGGACTTCTACCGGCGATTCTTCGCAGGCGGACTCCCCGCCGGCTTTCCGAGACCGACAGGCCCCCACCCTGGCGTGCATGGAAGCAGGCAGACCTGCTGGAGGAGCCGAAGCGAAGGCGTCGATGGCTGGCTCTCCTGCGAGTGGACTGGAAGGGATCCGTTccagagacgggagagacacCTGGACCCACATGTCGGAGTCCTCTGAAGCCGAATCCGCTatgaagagggagaagaacgaaggggAAGCCTCTGGCGACTCCAGGAGCGCGTGCAAGTCCGATACGCGCGACCCTGAATCGTCTCTGTATCGGTATTGCCTGGTGGCGCTGATTGAGCACGAGGGACCTGCGACAGACCAGGGGCACTATGTGTGCTACGTCAAGCACCTCGAAACCGGTCAGTGGTTCAAGGCTGACGACAAACTTATCACGCTCGTGGATCTTTCCCAGGTGCTCGCTGCAGCCCCGTACATGCTCTTCTACGAACGCGTGCGAACCTCGGAGTCGATGCGGTCGTACCCGTTCTTCGTCAGCGACGAAGCCTCTGTGAGGTCTGAGAAGCATGaacaaggagacacacacgcagaaggagacactgaGGGCGCGAGCAGCTCGACGTTCGGCCCTGAAAACAGAAAGGCAAGAGCCTGGAGAAGATGCGACTGGTCGTCCTGGACGCAAAGAGTGAAAGAGATTTCCGTTCCGAGCGACCTCTTTGCAG ATGACGACAGTGGAGGCCCGAGTTCCTCGTGCACTCGGCAGCCGTCTCCGGAGCGTTCGccgggagacagcgacactCGGGGGTTGTCTCCGGCGTCTGCGATGTCGGGGAGCTCGGGCCGCCGCGCTCGCTCCGAGGCGCCCGGTGGCGtcccgccgtctctcttctcttcttcttgtgctTCGCAGGCTCTTGCAGCCGCAGGCAAGGCCCCACGAGCGGCCGGCGGGCGAGCGGGCCTGAGAGAGGCCGTTGGCGCCTCGAGTGGGGCTGTGAGGAGCCGAGTCGGGGTGTCGTCGAGTCGCGGAGCTTCTTGCACCTCTGCGTCTGGAGCCGCGGCGCCAGAGGGCCACGGTAGCTTCAGTCCAGAGGCCGCATGCAGGGCGAGAGATCTTTCAGGGGAGTCGGAAGGAGGCTCGACTGTCGCCGAGGTGGCTGCGGCCCAG CGAGAGCCAACCTTCGCGCCGACACCGACTTCGCCGCAGGGCTCCACGGAGCCTGCGAGCCGCGGCCGcccggagacacagagacccTCGGAGAAGGCGTTTCCTCGCCGTGTGGGGCTCCTGGAGCCGGAGCATGTGTCGACGCTCCCTCCGGCAAGCGAAGCCGCCCCGTTCGGCTCTGCAGGCTCCATACGCGTCCTCTCTGGAGGCGAGACGGAAGCGAAAGTGAGGAGTCTCTCTCAGATGGAGAGaaccgagagaaagcgaggcgcCGTCGAGGCGCCCCCAAGAAGAAGGGCCAGTGTCGAGGGCGGGGGCATGGGGCTCACGGCTGCAGACCGCGAGGTTCGGAGACAGGTGGAGGCGTCTCTTCTTACAGAAGCGGTGAACTACCAGATAGAAAAGGGTAGGGAATCTTCAAGAGGCAAGGCGCCTTCCCCAACTTGCGAGAGCGCCGCTGGCGCTGGAACAGATGGAAAGGTTGCTGAAGTGAAATCGTTCCTTCCTAGAGAAAAATCGGTTTTCCTAGGGGAAGGcagcgaggaggaggcgaagcgatCGGGGTCTTtccagaagaacgagaaggacacggacactgcatgcatcacCTCTGTGAAAGGAGTGGCTGCTGTCGACCCCTGTGGGGGTGTTTGTCCTGTTTCAAAACCTGATGTCTCTCAGAAGGCCTTTTCGGAGACAAGCGAGCCGCCCGACCGCCAGAGTGGGTTGGGCTCGACCGCGAGCAAGGCCTTCGCAGCCACGCCTCAGAGACCCTCTGAGGTGTCTCTTCCAGCCCCAGACTCGGGCGCTGGCGTCGCTgtttcgccgcctctctggaCGGGAGCACAGCCGAGTTCGTGTGCGGTCTCCGGCTTTGCTGTGAGTGCCTCGAAGCCCGAAAACGCTGTCCCCATCTCGACACCGGGGTGGCATGTGCTCCACGCCTCTACGAGCTTTCCACAAGGCCCTCCTGCGTTCCAAGGAGACAGTTATCTCCGAGAAGGTTTCGCCCCCGCGGCTAGACTCCCCGGCGGTTCCTCAGTCTCCAGCTCAGGTGGAAATCCAGTGGACTCACCTCACGTGACTCATGGAGGGCCACCGTTaggagacagctggaagGTCCAACCTGGGGCTCACCCTCCGCATGTTGTGTGGGGTTCGCAGGGTATCCCAGAATCACGCTTGCATGCGTACCCGCGGGCAGACGGCTCCCAACAAGGCTTCGCGGTTCAGGTGGCGGCCGACCTTCAGAGTGCGCAAACGCCAGGATTCTCCACGCAGTGGTTGCAGGAGACTACGCGAAGCGCCGAAGAAACAGTCCGGACAGGCACCGGGGCACCTCCGACAGCGGGGACGCCCTTGGCTGTAAAGGGCGGAGGTCCCCAAGTCTCTCTGGACTCACGAGAGGGACAAGGCCGACGGCGAGAGGGTTCAGGGCCTcccgcggagacaggtgcGCCTGTGTGGCCTGTGGGGGAGAGGCCGGTGGACGGCGGTACTGCGGGTGCCACCTGGAAGCAGGCGACCGAAATCGAAGGTCTTTCTGCAAAGCCGCAAGTTGCTTCAGCTCGACCGGAAGAAAACATAGGACCTGGAGGAGTCGACATAGCTCCTGCGTCTTCAGTCGCTTCTCACGCGGACCCAGTTGCTCCGAGTTCCGGAGTAGATTCAGCGTCTGCGCCAGAAGACGCTCAGGCTGCCGCGAAGGCTGCGGCCGCAGAGAAAGCTGCTAAAAGACGGCGACGCGCGCGCCAACTCCAACAACAAAATCGAAGGCTGAAGAATGCAGAAGCTGCGGAAGTGGAAGCTGCAGCggcgcatgctgcactgcctTCTGTTGGAGGTGGAAGGGAGCCTGTGGCACATGCAGCGGAGATGGGACTCGCGGCCTCGGAGGCTGCGAGAGGGGGGATTTCTACGACCGCGCCAGGGTCGGGGATTTTTCCTcagcagcagacgcaggcTGGACAGGCGTACGTGGGCGTCGTCCCTTACCCGGGAGCAGCAGGTAGAGAAGTCCCGCACGGACATCCTGGAGTGGCGTTTTCAGAAGGATTTGCTGTGactcctgcatgcgcgccatTACCGCAGGGCCTACCAGGACAGGGCTACAGGGCCGGTGGCCAGCAGCTGGGGACTTCGACGCTGTACACTTGGTCCGGGGCCCCTGGGAAGTTGTACGGACAGGGCACTAGTCACGTCAGTAGCCCGTCTCTGCCCCAGCTGcagtcgcatgcagtccagTGGAATGCGTCCTTCTCGGTTGCTGCAGCGGCTCTTCAAGAGGCTGCTGCAGCCGCCGCGACAGACGCCGGAGCGCAGGGTGAAGCTGCGAAGCCGGTCGCTGCACCGACCCCTCCGAGGCGTCGCAAGAAGAACGGATCTGCTCCGGAAACGGCAGGCGCAGCTCGCGTCGAAGGTTTGTCGGTGTCCATACAGGGCGGTGTCTCGCAGCCGGTGGGGGGCTGGAATCCCTCGCAGCATTTGCCTCAAGGGCCGCTGCTGTCGGGCACCGCGCTCGGCCCGAACCCCACCGTGTCCAGAAGCGAGGTCGATCACGGCCGTGGTGCTGTCGGCAATTTCCAGGCTCCTAGCCAGCCTGGAATGTCGGACTATCTGGGGGTTCACATGCAAGTGCTGGGTGCTAGCGGCGCTTCTGGGGCGGGAGACTGCCGTGCAGTCTTCGCCTCGCAAGTGCCTTGCGCTGGAACCAGCTCGGGACCGAGGTCGGGAGAGCCGCAGTTCCCTGGGGCGTGTGGAGGCGCAGCGACTTCGGCGTCGTTCTACGGAAGCGACGGGGCCTTCTCGAGCTCGGCGCCGGTCATGGGGCACTTGCCGTCGGTCGCCGGCCCCCAGGGGTTTTTGCCTTCTGCCACGGCGGAGCAGGCGAGAGCGCCTGTGCCCTGCGGTGAATCAGTGCAGCCTCCGAAGAAACCGCCTCGGAAAAGGCCGCCTGCGAACAAGGCGGTGCAGCCCCAGGCGCAAACAGAGATCGCTCTTTCGGCCTCGCAgccgagtgcatgcgccggcACCTTGGGCGAGAAACACAGCGAGTTCTCCACGCCCCACGGGCACCTGCGACAGGACGGATTCGAAAGCTCTTCGAACTCCGTGGGGACTTCGTGGGCGCTTCAGACGACTCCGGACAGTGCCGCGGGACGGCCGCGAGAAATGCAACGTCAGGGCGTTTCAAAACCCCACGGTCTGGCAAGCGCGCCTCCGAGCCTCCCGCAAACCTGCGCGGTGCCCATGGGCTACAAAAGTGGGCCTTTTCCGCAGCCGTCCCTGCACGCGCTTCCAGCGGCAGTAACTGGCGGGACCCAGGGGTTTACGGgtggtgtatgtacacattGTGGGAGACCGGCGACTGCGACGGAGCAGGGCTTTCAGCCTTCCTGTTCGTGCGCCACGAGGTTTTTCTCAGCTTCCCGAGAAGGGTTCGCTGCCCAGAGCGGGGTGACCACCGCAGGCGCCACATGGCCCAGCCACGTTTTTCCTGGCGAGAGAAATCCTTCCGGGGATCTACTACCGCAGGCGCGccccgcgcatgcagccattGGCGAAGAACGTGTCTTACCCCAGCCCGCGTTCGTCGGGACTGTGGATTCGAACCAACAACTCCAGCTGAACTACCCCAGCACTCAGTACGGGTGGCCGGCGTCCGCAGGGCGAGGCACAAACCCCAGTGCTTCAGGGTTTGTCGCGTCTCACTTCCCCGCGCAGCCAAGTCCGAGAGGAGCGGAGCGACAGGGGCCAGGCGCCCCGGCTGCGGCTGTCCCAGCACACCAGCTGGGTGTGGCCTGGGGGACACAGGCGCGAGCGCCGGCTgtccagtgcatgcagagttcGTCGAGTGGTCGCGCTGggggcgtctctgcagaagcgaagaagcgaagcaggaagaagaagccgagcgCGCAAGACGCGAGCGTTATGAAGAGCAGCCAGCAGCCTGGGGAAGTCGCCAGCGACGCAGGCGTCGCAGCGACCGTGGAGGCGGCGCGTCTCAACCCAGCGTCTCAGGCTCACGACATAGCGTTTCAGGAGTGCTCACCGGCAGCGCCTCGCGCCAAGAGTCGCGCCACCAAAAGCGTGGACAAACCAGAACCTTCGGTGTCGAGTGAGAGGCTGACGGGGACGCCTGAGGCGATTGCGCGCGTATTCACTGACGAACACAGTTTGCAAGGAATGCCCGCTACGCAGCTCGTGCAAGCCTCCGGTTCGCATGCGCCTTGCCCCAGGCAGACTCACCAGTACTATCCTGGGGACCTGATGAGCAAGGGGCATGGAGATCGGCGAGACCACACCTCAGCGACAGACCAGTCGTGGGCAGGCGGAACTTTTCGAGGGTTCCAGAACCACGTCGAACCCGTCTCGCCGGTCAAAGCGACGAGTGCTCAAGAGTCTTTTGTGCGCGGGCAACAGACAGAAGGGCAAAGCTACGCTTGGGGCTGGACGGGAGCGAGCGTTGGAGGCACTTCTTGTCATCAGACCAACTTCCATGGCGCTGCTCAACCAGCCATGGTTCAAGCTTTTGGGTCTACCGCCGTCTCTCAAGTGTTGCCCTCCACAGTTCCAGGCAGCCGGGACGGCCGGGGGCACTTTGAGAATAACGGGCTCCAGACGCGGCCGGCGATGGGCGTTCCTTTACCAAATTCAGAAAGTGTGTATCATCACGGAGGGGTGGCAGTTACCCATTTACCTGCCTCTGGCGAGGCGCTTTTGCAGCAACAACAACAGCACGCCGTCTACGCGGGTTCCACAGTTCCCAAAACCCAGAACGTTTTTCAAGAAGACGCGCGGCAGTACTCCACGGGAATGTCAATATCGGGACCTGCGTTTTCTCACGGTCTTCGCGCGGTTCAGTCAATGCCAACTGTGAACTACAACAAAGTGCCTGAAGCAGGTAGGCTCGGCGCACCGGCACCGGCGAATCATCCAGAGGGAGCTGCTGCTGGCATGATTTGCGTATCGGCACCATCCCATGTAGGAATGGACGCCCAGCATTTCCCTCCGGGGGTCGTTTCAGCCGGTGGTTTCTACCAAGCCGGGTATAAAAGTTCTCAGAGATTTTTCGTGGACGGCGCTGGTGAACCAATGCGGACCCGACCACCGTAA